One Synergistetes bacterium HGW-Synergistetes-1 genomic window, CCTGGCAGGGTCCCATGCCTACGCGGAGTTCTCTTTTGAGTTCGTCAAAAGTGTCGTATCCGCGCGCGATCCATTCACGGATCTCGTCGATCTCTATCTCTTCACAGCGACAGATGACATTCTTTTTCTCTGTCATGGCTAGCACACCACCTTGATGGCGCGGATCTCTCCGACCA contains:
- a CDS encoding (2Fe-2S)-binding protein translates to MTEKKNVICRCEEIEIDEIREWIARGYDTFDELKRELRVGMGPCQGRGCRDIILRELSKATGKPISELDPGTIRPPVKPIKLGLLAEDE